The sequence GCTGTCGAGAAGGCTCGCGCCCGGCTGGCCTCGGATGAACGTCGGGCGGTCGATCTGCTGCTCGACTCCCCCGACGACGCGGAGCTCGCGTTCGATATCGTGCAACATGCCTACGAGCGCGAGGCGGTTGCCATCGAGACGTTACAAGCCCTCTCCCGCAATGGGGTCTCGGAATATGTGCGAGGGGTCGCAAACGACCTCCGGGGGGAGCTTCCCCGAGCGATGGCGCGCCTCGAGAGTCACGGAGGCAAGCACCTCCCTTCGTCATCCCAAGGGCCGAGCGCCTCACTCGTTCCCGTTCGCACGCCACTCGTGCGCGGCCCGGTGAACTTCTTCCGTGACGAGTACGGACGGGACTGGATGGTCGAGAGGGCGAACGACCCCGCGTTCGTCGAGAAAGTGCGGCTGGCGCGGCGAGGACATTACTACCTCTACGAGACGTTGAACTTCGCGAACGGCCGCCGCAACCTGGCCGCGATCCGCTCTGCGGTGGCCGCGGAGTACGGCCCGGCTTCTCTCGACGAAATCGAAGAGTATTTCCGGCTCCTCGAGAAAGTCGGCGTCGTAACTTTCGTCGATCGGTAGCGCAGTCCCCGGCGGCCTAGGCGTACCGCCGCAGTGATAGAATCGAGCCATCATCGATCTCCAAGATGAGAAGCGATCCTGCCGCCTGGCCCCAGCGCGTTTTCGATGTCCTGAAGAGCGAAGGCGTTCGGGTGGTCTCTTACGTTCCGGACGCCGGGCTCCGCGGCCTCATCAAGCTCTGCCGTTCCGATGACACGATGATATCGGTCGCGTTGACGAACGAGGAAGAGGGGATCGGACTCTCGGCGGGTGCCTGGCTCGGGGGCGATCGCGCCGTCCTCCTGATGCAGTCGAGCGGCGTGGGGAAATGCGTGAATGGTCTCGCGATGATCGAGGAGTGCCGCTTTCCTTTTCTCGCTGTGGTATCGATGCGAGGAGAATGGGGGGAGGCGAATCCCTGGCAGGTGCCGATGGCAAGGGCGGTCGTTACCGTCCTCGAGGAAATGGGTGTGAGTCCCATTCGCGTGCTCGATTCGGATCGAGCGGCCGATGCCGTCGCTTCCGCCGCGAGAATGGCCTTCGAGAGCCATCGAGCCGTGGCGGTCTTGCTCTCTCAACAGATGCTCGGCAGCAAGACGTTCCCGACCGCGGAGCAAGCACATGACTGATGTCCTGGAGCGAAGGGACGCGGTGGCGGAAATCCTCCGCGACCGGGGAGAGCTCCTCGTGGTGGCGGGACTCGGAGGGCCCTCCTGGGACTGCGCTGCCGCAGGAGATGACCCGCGGAACTTCTACCTCTGGGGCGCGATGGGGCTCGCCCCCATGGTTGGCCTCGGCCTTGCGATCTCTCAGCCTCGGCGCCGTGTCCTCGTCGTTACCGCCGACGGCGAGATGCTCATGGGTATCGGAAGCC is a genomic window of Vicinamibacteria bacterium containing:
- a CDS encoding phosphonopyruvate decarboxylase is translated as MRSDPAAWPQRVFDVLKSEGVRVVSYVPDAGLRGLIKLCRSDDTMISVALTNEEEGIGLSAGAWLGGDRAVLLMQSSGVGKCVNGLAMIEECRFPFLAVVSMRGEWGEANPWQVPMARAVVTVLEEMGVSPIRVLDSDRAADAVASAARMAFESHRAVAVLLSQQMLGSKTFPTAEQAHD